The following are encoded in a window of Anoplopoma fimbria isolate UVic2021 breed Golden Eagle Sablefish chromosome 3, Afim_UVic_2022, whole genome shotgun sequence genomic DNA:
- the rad54l gene encoding DNA repair and recombination protein RAD54-like gives MRRSLAPSQVAKRKQPGDSCEDEDWTYRTEKKRKGDKERRESHISPFRKPLTQLNKPPPCMDGDKHEAFIRSILSKPFKIPIPNYTGPLGIRALGLKRAGVRKALHDPFLEDALVLYEPPTLSAHDLIKAEKEKLPVHVVVDPVLGKVLRPHQREGVKFLWDCVTGRRISDSYGCIMADEMGLGKTLQCIALMWTLLRQSPDAKPEIDKVIVVSPSSLVRNWYNEVAKWLGGRVSPVAIDGGSKDEIDRKLVNFMSQHGLRVPTPILIISYETFRLHAGVLHKGKVGLVICDEGHRLKNSDNQTYQALNAMSAKRRVLISGTPIQNDLLEYFSLVHFVNAGILGTAQEFKKRFELPILKGRDADASDKDRETGEGKLKELISIVNRCLIRRTSDILSKYLPVKIEQVVCCRLTPLQLELYKHFLRQAKPIETLQEGKISVSSLSSITSLKKLCNHPALIHEKCVENAEGFEGALDLFPPGYCTKAVEPQLSGKMLVLDYILAMTRTTTSDKVVLVSNYTQTLDLFEKLCRSRRYLYVRLDGTMSIKKRAKIVERFNSPSNPEFIFMLSSKAGGCGLNLIGANRLVMFDPDWNPANDEQAMARVWRDGQKKTCYIYRLLSTGTIEEKILQRQAHKKALSSCVVDEEQDVERHFSLGELRELFTLNEETASDTHDRFRCRRCVNGREVRPPAEESDCTSNLSQWNHCYDKKGLRDQVLKASWDAAVSFVFHQRSHEDQKGVV, from the exons ATG AGAAGGAGTCTTGCACCCAGTCAGGTTGCCAAACGGAAGCAACCAGGAGATTCCTGTGAAGATGAGGACTGGACATATAGAACT gagaaaaaaagaaaaggtgataaagagaggagagaaagccATATTTCTCCCTTCAGAAAGCCTCTGACACAGCTGAACAAGCCGCCCCCTTGTATGGATGGTGACAAACAT GAGGCGTTTATTCGAAGTATCCTCTCCAAACCATTTAAAATTCCTATTCCTAATTACACAG GCCCACTGGGCATCAGGGCACTCGGTCTGAAGCGTGCAGGCGTGAGGAAAGCACTTCACGATCCCTTCTTAGAAGACGCTTTGGTCCTTTATGAGCCCCCGACTCTGAGCGCTCACGACCTGATCAAAGCTGAAAA AGAAAAACTACCAGTCCACGTTGTTGTGGATCCAGTTTTAGGAAAAGTGCTCAGACCCCATCAGAGAGAG GGGGTGAAGTTCCTGTGGGACTGTGTGACGGGAAGACGCATCTCCGACTCGTACGGCTGCATCATGGCTGACGAGATGGGCCTGGGGAAGACCTTGCAGTGCATCGCCCTCATGTGGACCCTGCTGCGCCAAAGCCCGGACGCCAAGCCGGAGATAGACAAGGTCATTGTGGTTTCCCCTTCCAGTCTGGTTCGGAACTGGTACAATGAAGTAGCGAAGTGGCTGGGAGGACGCGTCTCACCGGTGGCCATCGACGGAGGTTCAAAGGATGAGATCGACAGAAAACTAG TGAACTTCATGTCTCAGCATGGTTTGAGAGTACCAACCCCGATCCTGATAATTTCATATGAGACGTTTCGGCTTCACGCCGGGGTTCTGCACAAGGGCAAAGTCGGACTAGTAATCTGCGACGAG GGTCATCGGCTGAAGAACTCCGACAACCAGACATATCAGGCCCTTAATGCCATGAGTGCCAAGAGGAGAGTGCTGATATCGGGCACTCCAATCCAGAACGACCTGCTGGAGTATTTCAGCCTGGTCCACTTTGTTAATGCTGGGATCCTTG GTACGGCTCAGGAGTTTAAAAAGCGGTTTGAGCTTCCCATCCTCAAGGGTCGAGATGCAGATGCTAgtgataaagacagagagaccgGAGAGGGGAAACTCAAGGAGCTGATCAGCATCGTCAACAG GTGCTTGATAAGGAGAACATCTGATATCCTGTCCAAATATCTTCCTGTGAAAATCGAGCAGGTCGTATGTTGCAG GCTGACTCCTCTACAGTTAGAGCTTTATAAGCACTTCCTGCGGCAGGCGAAACCCATTGAGACATTACAAGAGGGAAAAATAAGTgtctcctccctgtcctccatCACATCACTCAAGAAACTGTGCAATC ACCCGGCTCTCATCCATGAGAAGTGCGTGGAGAACGCGGAGGGCTTTGAAGGGGCGCTGGATCTGTTCCCACCTGGTTACTGCACTAAGGCTGTGGAGCCTCAGCTCTCTG GGAAAATGCTGGTTCTTGACTACATTCTGGCAATGACAAGAACTACAACTAGTGACAAGGTGGTGCTTGTCTCCAACTACACTCAAACACTGGACCTCTTTGAAAAGCTGTGCAGATCTAGAAG ATACCTCTATGTTCGTCTGGATGGCACAATGTCCATCAAGAAAAGGGCCAAGATTGTTGAAAGATTCAACAGTCCATCT AATCCAGAGTTCATCTTCATGCTGAGCAGCAAGGCTGGTGGATGTGGCCTGAATCTGATCGGTGCTAATCGCCTTGTCATGTTTGATCCGGACTGGAACCCTGCCAATGATGAGCAGGCGATGGCACGGGTTTGGAGAGACGGCCAGAAGAAGACCTGCTACATCTACAGACTGCTCTCT ACCGGGACGATCGAGGAGAAGATCCTCCAGAGGCAGGCCCACAAGAAAGCCCTGAGCAGCTGCGTGGTGGACGAGGAGCAGGACGTGGAGCGTCACTTCTCCCTGGGCGAACTCCGAGAACTCTTCACCCTCAACGAGGAGACCGCCAGCGACACGCATGACCG GTTTCGCTGTCGCCGCTGTGTGAACGGCAGGGAGGTCCGGCCCCCTGCAGAAGAATCCGACTGTACCAGCAACCTCTCCCAGTGGAACCACTGCTACGACAAGAAGGGTCTGAGGGACCAAGTGCTGAAGGCCTCCTGGGACGCTGCTGTCTCCTTCGTCTTCCACCAGCGCTCTCACGAGGATCAGAAGGGTGTTGTATAG